The following proteins come from a genomic window of Sorghum bicolor cultivar BTx623 chromosome 3, Sorghum_bicolor_NCBIv3, whole genome shotgun sequence:
- the LOC8060118 gene encoding nuclear pore complex protein NUP62 isoform X1: MATSFGFGGSAAAGSTASSPFSFSSTPSAFSFSQPAAASSPAPTFGSSLFSSSSAAASSAPTFGSSLFGASSAAAPASSPAFGFGSTAFSFGQSTAAASSAASAPSLFGATPASSAGTTPSLFGAATSAASSPGLFGAASAAASSPGLFGASATGSAATSSGLFGGTASPGLFGGASSAATTPSPFGATSSAAATASLFGAASSAASTPSPFSGAATGFSFGSSASGSTTTTPAASAPSFGFSFNSGAAASSAASTATSAPALGFGVATGSSLFASTTSAPLFSSTTVSSPAPAATTTPSFGFSSSPATTASAPSFGFTPPAGSATTANTAPSLFSSASSSPAFAFAKSTSTTTVTTPSSSPSTGFSSATSQAAPAPSVFSNTSAAGSSSATTPGFSFGSSSAASTPTLASMSTTGASTVPSAAAASATSGSLFPAASSTSSFSFAVAPSSSSAAAATATTTTVTSASTSAGMTTTAPLTGTTGFPNFNLQTTTPASTSSPTLAFGVSTTAASTSATSTTTQATSSAVQASSTGPTTTTSITPAASQAPKLPSEIVGKSVEEIIRDWNNELQDRTAKFRKHATAIAEWDKRILQNRNVLIRLEAEVAKVVETQTGLERQLELIETHQREVDKALQSMEEEAERIFQDERVLLREDDAASARDTMYEQAEVVEHELQHMTEQVKSIIQTMNATQGGELESADSMTPFDVAVRILDNQLRSLMWIDEKVNEFSGRIQRLPSNSASAERDSGIPRFWLS; this comes from the exons ATGGCGACCTCCTTCGGTTTCGGCGGCTCCGCGGCCGCGGGCTCCACGGCCTCCTcccccttctccttctcctccaccCCATCCGCCTTCTCCTTCTCCCAGCCGGcggctgcctcctcccctgcccccACCTTCGGCTCCTCCCTCTTTTCCTCAtcctccgccgccgcttccTCTGCCCCCACTTTCGGGTCCTCCCTGTTCGGGGCCTCGTCCGCCGCTGCGCCCGCCTCCTCCCCCGCTTTCGGCTTCGGATCCACCGCCTTCTCGTTCGGTCAGTCCACGGCGGCCGCCTCATCGGCCGCGTCCGCGCCATCCCTCTTCGGCGCAACGCCCGCATCCTCCGCCGGAACAACCCCTAGTTTATTCGGCGCTGCTACCTCCGCCGCAAGCAGCCCTGGCCTCTTCGGCGCCGCCTCTGCTGCCGCAAGCAGCCCCGGCCTCTTCGGTGCGTCCGCCACCGGCTCTGCAGCGACCTCCTCGGGTCTGTTCGGCGGTACCGCCTCCCCGGGCCTATTCGGCGGGGCCTCCTCCGCAGCGACCACCCCGAGTCCATTCGGGGCCACCTCATCCGCGGCGGCGACAGCTAGTCTGTTCGGCGCCGCCTCTTCTGCTGCGTCCACCCCAAGCCCCTTCTCTGGAGCCGCCACGGGCTTTAGCTTTGGCTCGTCGGCGTCCGGTTCCACCACTACCACACCCGCCGCCTCGGCACCATCATTCGGCTTCTCGTTCAACTCGGGGGCGGCCGCGTCAAGCGCTGCCTCCACCGCGACATCAGCACCGGCTTTAGGGTTTGGCGTGGCCACTGGCTCGTCTCTGTTCGCATCCACCACCTCTGCGCCCCTCTTCAGCAGCACCACCGTCTCTTCTCCAGCGCCTGCTGCGACGACCACGCCATCCTTTGGGTTCTCTTCCTCGCCAGCAACAACCGCTTCCGCCCCATCGTTTGGCTTTACACCGCCAGCAGGAAGCGCGACTACGGCGAACACGGCTCCTTCCTTGTTCTCATCTGCTTCCTCGAGCCCTGCCTTCGCTTTCGCCAAGAGCACATCCACCACCACAGTAACCACACCGTCGTCCtcgccctccactggcttctcCTCGGCCACTTCGCAGGCTGCACCTGCTCCCTCAGTGTTCTCTAATACCAGTGCAGCAGGTAGCTCGTCTGCCACTACGCCTGGATTctcctttggttcatcttcgGCAGCTTCTACACCAACTTTAGCTTCCATGTCCACAACTGGTGCCTCCACTGTGCCATCAGCTGCTGCAGCTTCTGCAACATCTGGGTCACTGTTCCCAGCTGCTTCTTCTACCAGTAGTTTCAGTTTTGCAGTTGCTCCATCATCGTCATCAGCCGCAGCAGCTACTGCCACTACCACCACTGTCACAAGTGCATCTACATCTGCAGGCATGACAACCACAGCTCCTTTGACTGGAACAACGGGGTTTCCAAATTTTAATCTTCAAACAACTACACCAGCTTCTACCTCATCTCCCACACTGGCATTTG GTGTTTCTACTACTGCTGCTAGCACATCAGCCACCAGCACCACAACTCAGGCAACTTCTTCAGCTGTTCAAGCTAGCAGCACAGG TCCAACTACTACTACATCTATCACTCCAGCAGCGTCCCAGGCACCTAAGCTACCATCAGAAATTGTTGGCAAAAGTGTTGAGGAG ATTATTAGGGACTGGAACAATGAGCTTCAAGACCGTACTGCAAAATTCAGGAAACATGCCACCGCAATAGCTGAATGGGATAAGAGAATTCTGCAAAATAGAAATGTTCTTATTAGGCTTGAG GCTGAGGTGGCTAAAGTTGTTGAAACACAAACAGGCTTGGAGCGTCAACTTGAGTTGATAGAAACTCATCAGCGCGAG GTGGACAAGGCTCTACAGAGTATGGAGGAGGAAGCTGAACGCATATTCCAGGATGAACGAGTGTTACTTCGTGAAGATGATGCTGCTTCAGCAAGAGATACTAT GTATGAACAAGCAGAAGTTGTGGAGCATGAACTGCAACATATGACAGAACAAGTAAAATCCATCATTCAGACTATGAATGCTACTCAG GGTGGTGAGCTTGAGTCCGCTGATAGTATGACACCATTTGATGTTGCTGTCCGGATACTGGATAATCAACTGCGTTCCCTGATGTGGATTGATGAAAAG GTTAACGAGTTCTCTGGCAGAATACAGAGGCTGCCCAGCAACAGCGCTTCAGCTGAACGTGACTCTGGGATTCCCAGGTTTTGGTTAAGCTGA
- the LOC8060118 gene encoding nuclear pore complex protein NUP62 isoform X2 encodes MSTTGASTVPSAAAASATSGSLFPAASSTSSFSFAVAPSSSSAAAATATTTTVTSASTSAGMTTTAPLTGTTGFPNFNLQTTTPASTSSPTLAFGVSTTAASTSATSTTTQATSSAVQASSTGPTTTTSITPAASQAPKLPSEIVGKSVEEIIRDWNNELQDRTAKFRKHATAIAEWDKRILQNRNVLIRLEAEVAKVVETQTGLERQLELIETHQREVDKALQSMEEEAERIFQDERVLLREDDAASARDTMYEQAEVVEHELQHMTEQVKSIIQTMNATQGGELESADSMTPFDVAVRILDNQLRSLMWIDEKVNEFSGRIQRLPSNSASAERDSGIPRFWLS; translated from the exons ATGTCCACAACTGGTGCCTCCACTGTGCCATCAGCTGCTGCAGCTTCTGCAACATCTGGGTCACTGTTCCCAGCTGCTTCTTCTACCAGTAGTTTCAGTTTTGCAGTTGCTCCATCATCGTCATCAGCCGCAGCAGCTACTGCCACTACCACCACTGTCACAAGTGCATCTACATCTGCAGGCATGACAACCACAGCTCCTTTGACTGGAACAACGGGGTTTCCAAATTTTAATCTTCAAACAACTACACCAGCTTCTACCTCATCTCCCACACTGGCATTTG GTGTTTCTACTACTGCTGCTAGCACATCAGCCACCAGCACCACAACTCAGGCAACTTCTTCAGCTGTTCAAGCTAGCAGCACAGG TCCAACTACTACTACATCTATCACTCCAGCAGCGTCCCAGGCACCTAAGCTACCATCAGAAATTGTTGGCAAAAGTGTTGAGGAG ATTATTAGGGACTGGAACAATGAGCTTCAAGACCGTACTGCAAAATTCAGGAAACATGCCACCGCAATAGCTGAATGGGATAAGAGAATTCTGCAAAATAGAAATGTTCTTATTAGGCTTGAG GCTGAGGTGGCTAAAGTTGTTGAAACACAAACAGGCTTGGAGCGTCAACTTGAGTTGATAGAAACTCATCAGCGCGAG GTGGACAAGGCTCTACAGAGTATGGAGGAGGAAGCTGAACGCATATTCCAGGATGAACGAGTGTTACTTCGTGAAGATGATGCTGCTTCAGCAAGAGATACTAT GTATGAACAAGCAGAAGTTGTGGAGCATGAACTGCAACATATGACAGAACAAGTAAAATCCATCATTCAGACTATGAATGCTACTCAG GGTGGTGAGCTTGAGTCCGCTGATAGTATGACACCATTTGATGTTGCTGTCCGGATACTGGATAATCAACTGCGTTCCCTGATGTGGATTGATGAAAAG GTTAACGAGTTCTCTGGCAGAATACAGAGGCTGCCCAGCAACAGCGCTTCAGCTGAACGTGACTCTGGGATTCCCAGGTTTTGGTTAAGCTGA
- the LOC8060119 gene encoding serine/arginine repetitive matrix protein 1 — translation MRPRGRGDDVEDDDDEDEYEDITPPRRTPEPEADPAPAPDPSPSPSPAPAPAPAPPQPARAPLSSLVVRPPPPQENGGGSSPHSPSARSPSPSAGRHRGRGASSPRRRRDFSPPPPRGWERRRSPPPQPPERRRPGSPPPQRRRFTPPPRFQPPRHPRFHDEQQGYGMHAGPSPPRPRRAEASKFDDDVGPRYTHGYHGGGRGGARFREGSPPYGRGGRSYGRGYGAPHGKDFINIDGQYVHRNDPNLSPREGDWICQNPNCGNLNFARRTHCNNCNKFRYSSHEAYEPRRSPPFRGYPSSPRGPPRIGPPGDRAPAREMTRYRSPPHGWGASDPRAYAARSPPERAGRFTDPSPKERMGFRGERDPRDRVKFEWSATDDYIQRERPHDGYLDRSQRHSGSPRGNWGNDLRDRSRSPPRNRPMKNSFTGRGRPDDYAADRYASRGRGHVYRPGSGPYPGEGRGGRRAAPRARHEDGY, via the exons ATGAGGCCGCGCGGCAGGGGCGACGACGTCGaagacgacgatgacgaggacgAGTACGAGGACATCACGCCGCCTCGAAGAACGCCAGAGCCCGAGGCCGACCCCGCCCCTGCCCCTGatccctcgccctcgccctcgcccgcccccgcccccgcccccgccccgcCGCAGCCCGCGCGTGCCCCGCTCAGCAGCCTCGTCgtcaggccgccgccgccgcaggagAACGGCGGGGGATCCTCCCCGCACTCACCCTCCGCCCGCTCGCCCTCTCCCAGCGCCGGCAGACACCGAGGCCGCGGGGCCTCGTCACCCCGGCGACGGCGGGACTTCTCTCCGCCGCCTCCCCGCGGTTGGGAGAGGCGCCGGTCGCCTCCGCCGCAGCCGCCGGAGAGGCGGCGTCCTGGGAGCCCGCCGCCCCAGCGCCGACGCTTCACTCCACCGCCACGGTTCCAGCCACCGCGGCATCCGCGCTTCCACGATGAGCAGCAAG GATATGGAATGCATGCAGGCCCTTCGCCACCACGCCCACGCAGAGCAGAAGCCAGCAAatttgatgatgatgttggtcCACGTTACACCCATGGATATCATGGTGGTGGTAGAGGAGGTGCAAGGTTCCGAGAGGGTTCTCCGCCATATggaagaggaggcagatcatatGGGAGAGGCTATGGTGCTCCACATGGAAAGGATTTCATTAATATTGATGGACAATATGTTCACCGAAATGACCCAAATCTGTCGCCAAGAGAAGGTGATTGGATATGCCAGAACCCTAA CTGTGGAAATCTCAATTTTGCTCGGCGCACTCACTGTAACAACTGCAACAAGTTCCGCTATTCATCACATGAAGCATATGAGCCTAGGCGCAGCCCCCCCTTCAGGGGTTACCCCAGCTCTCCACGAGGGCCTCCAAGGATTGGTCCACCTGGTGATCGTGCCCCTGCAAGAGAGATGACCAGGTACAGATCACCACCTCATGGTTGGGGAGCAAGTGATCCTAGGGCATATGCAGCTCGATCCCCTCCAGAACGTGCAGGACGGTTTACAGATCCATCACCTAAGGAAAGAATGGGCTTCCGTGGTGAGCGCGACCCAAGGGACCGTGTGAAATTTGAGTGGTCTGCCACTGATGACTACATTCAGAGGGAGCGCCCACATGATGGTTATCTTGACAGGAGTCAGCGTCACTCAGGATCTCCTCGTGGTAACTGGGGAAATGATCTGCGTGATAGAAGCCGCTCTCCTCCAAGGAACAGGCCTATGAAGAATTCCTTCACCGGCAGAGGTCGGCCTGATGACTATGCTGCTGATCGATATGCCAGCCGTGGGCGTGGGCATGTTTACAGACCAGGCAGTGGCCCATACCCTGGTGAGGGTCGAGGTGGCCGACGTGCTGCACCACGTGCTAGGCACGaagatggctattag
- the LOC8060120 gene encoding uncharacterized protein LOC8060120, with amino-acid sequence MHPASSKPMEVAAVACRAGLLARARPGSRPRTRRFAVGPAPSAARRRLLVASLGVGEPLPAQSLLCEEAVALEVGVGEPLPARSLGEDAVALEVGEDDDLDSLVSAENLLPPAAAADVPEDRTVRVKFVLRKQCAFGQQFLVVGDDAALGLWDPAKAIALNWSEGHVWTATTDLPANRSIEFKFLLRDASGHVRWQHGTNRTLQITETPNTMVVHEDWDHGNKQKVSEEEELSIGAEDVVFSEDLEGTNGAMPVDNNPQKHENLETDRSAVVVADAPLQWEMVAANGTDQPQLMLDKHQTILEEVPGEQNGPPSAGDYAGNGDDDDDDTTLYQGGDLLQNRPTSIFENDLAWAGKAMQQLLRILGFQIGTTRT; translated from the exons atgcACCCGGCGAGCTCGAAACCGATGGAAGTCGCGGCCGTGGCGTGCCGCGCCGGGCTGCTCGCGCGGGCCCGTCCAGGCAGCAGGCCGCGCACGCGGCGGTTTGCCGTCGGTCCCGCCCCGTCGGCGGCTCGAAGAAGGCTGCTCGTCGCGTCGCTCGGGGTCGGGGAGCCACTCCCGGCGCAATCCCTACTATGCGAAGAGGCCGTGGCGCTGGAGGTTGGGGTCGGGGAGCCACTCCCGGCGCGATCCCTGGGCGAGGACGCCGTGGCGCTGGAG GTGGGTGAGGATGATGATCTGGACTCCCTTGTTTCTGCCGAGAATCTCTTGCctcccgctgctgctgctgacg TTCCTGAGGATAGGACAGTGCGTGTCAAGTTCGTGCTGAGGAAGCAGTGCGCCTTTGGCCAGCAGTTCCTCGTCGTCGGTGACGACGCGGCGCTCGGACTTTGGGATCCGGCTAAGGCGATCGCCTTGAATTGGTCAGAAGGCCACGTCTGGACGGCGACGACG GATTTGCCGGCGAACAGGTCGATCGAGTTCAAGTTCCTGCTGCGAGATGCCTCGGGGCATGTCCGTTGGCAGCATGGCACTAACAGAACTCTGCAAATTACTGAAACCCCAAACACCATGGTTGTCCACGAAGACTGGGATCACGGCAACAAACAGAAAGTATCAGAGGAGGAAGAGCTCTCCATCGGGGCAGAAGATGTGGTATTTTCAGAGGATCTTGAAGGAACAAATGGCGCAATGCCGGTAGATAACAATCCCCAAAAGCATGAGAATCTGGAGACCGACAGGTCGGCTGTGGTGGTTGCAGATGCTCCTCTGCAGTGGGAAATGGTAGCAGCAAATGGAACGGACCAACCACAG CTGATGCTGGACAAACACCAGACGATTCTTGAAGAGGTCCCCGGAGAACAAAACGGCCCACCTTCTGCCGGTGATTATGCTGGCaatggcgacgacgacgacgacgacactaCCTTGTATCAGGGAGGTGACCTGCTGCAGAACAGGCCGACAAGTATATTTGAGAACGACTTGGCCTGGGCCGGGAAAGCCATGCAGCAGCTGCTTCGGATCCTCGGTTTCCAGATCGGCACAACAAGAACATGA